In a single window of the Renibacterium salmoninarum ATCC 33209 genome:
- a CDS encoding M15 family metallopeptidase, protein MHQESELPNTRTVLISRRTAVRGVAVIVAAAGLGVSAAAPALAATSQNGWSAAKDTPIATLTVGAASFAPGVRKGDVRTILGYVAKRFNSEVEKLVKGTCWGFAYRDISGSTDLSNHASGTAIDCNAPQHPLGKAGTFRAAQVKAIHKIIADCNGVVRWGGDYNGRKDEMHFEINVAPGNAKIAALVKKING, encoded by the coding sequence GTGCACCAAGAATCTGAACTTCCGAATACCCGCACTGTGCTGATTAGTCGCCGAACTGCCGTTCGTGGCGTCGCAGTAATCGTGGCTGCTGCTGGCCTTGGCGTGTCCGCAGCAGCGCCAGCACTTGCTGCAACATCGCAAAACGGCTGGTCTGCTGCTAAGGACACTCCCATTGCTACTTTGACGGTTGGCGCAGCGAGCTTTGCGCCCGGCGTCCGCAAAGGGGATGTGCGCACGATCCTGGGGTACGTAGCTAAGCGATTCAACAGCGAAGTTGAAAAGCTGGTCAAAGGCACCTGTTGGGGATTCGCTTACCGGGACATTAGCGGCAGCACTGACCTGTCTAACCACGCCAGCGGAACTGCCATTGATTGCAATGCGCCGCAGCACCCGCTGGGCAAAGCAGGCACGTTTCGCGCCGCGCAGGTCAAAGCAATCCACAAAATCATTGCCGATTGCAATGGCGTGGTGCGTTGGGGTGGCGATTACAACGGACGCAAAGACGAAATGCACTTTGAAATCAATGTGGCACCGGGAAACGCTAAAATTGCGGCCTTGGTGAAGAAGATCAACGGCTAA